The DNA segment CGTTAGTACAATGAAGATGGCGTCACTGGTAATATCTAGGGCATTACCCTGATCTTGTTCGAATTGTACCGGGATCCCACAATAGATCTTGCTACGTTTTCTGCCGTCTTGGTTGGTGAGTTCCAATGCCGTCATATGTTGGCCCCGGTTTTATCCATTAAGGATTCGCCGGCGATACTCTCGATTGCATGAGAGAGGCCGAAGACGACCAAATAGGGAACACTATAGACTTTTCCTCCCACATCAACCGCAAACATTCCACGTCGTGCCTCCTGTTTCCAGATGACTCGATAGCGCACCAAATGACCGGGCGCGGTGGAGAAAACAACCTTGACCCGGCGCGTGACCTGTGAATTAAGTTCGATATTAAGCGTTTTCTTAATTTCGTCCTGTGCCAGACCTTCCACCACTGCCCACAAACCACCGGTAATTCCCGAGGTGCTTTGATGGTCGCGTGCCATGCTGAAGCTAATCGATGCGGTGCGCACAAATTCATGTTCGCTAACCAACACATTGTTACCGAAACGATTGTCGAGGGGGACCTCTTCAGTTGCCAAAATAATTGGCTGTTCCTCGGTGATGGCCTCGCGAAGTAGTTGAAGCGTAGGTGCGGAGGAAATCGACTTAGATTTTTGGTTTTCTTCGAATTTAGTAAGGATGGGGTAGACCAGCGGGTAGATTTTTCGCCCTACTAAACCACCGGTAACGGCAGCAGCTACGATAAGTGGAAGCATGGCTGGACTCGTGTTTTAGATAATTGTGAAGGTCAATGCTATTTGGTGATGCGAAACCTACTAATTTAGATACTGCCATTCCTCGCCAACAGGAGGAGGTCGGTTACGGCTAGAAAACCACAAGCCTCACCCCTCGTTCCCCTCTTCTGTTAAGGAAAGGGGCCGGGGGGTGAGGTTTATAATAATGTCGGTTAGTGATTACAACCAGGAATCAATCTTTTCGAACTGTGCGTCGAATTTATCCAGCCACGAACTTACGCGGGCCTTGGTCGAGAGCGGTAGCTCGGACTCTGCAACCTTGAAGAACGGCAGATTCAAACGATCTACAGCATCGTAGGAATCTCCCCACAGGGATGGAATTACTAATTCCTTAGCGCCGGCCTTGATCAGAGTCTGGCGCAGCGGAGAAGAATCATAGATGGTGTAGTGGTCGGCATCACCGAAGAATCCATTCTTGACCACTACGTAATCAGCACTTGTCCCAAATGCGTTGATGGCGATTTGCAGCGCATTGACTGAGTCGATGCTACGTCCCATCACAAATAAGACGGTAGCACGTGCGTTGATACTATCCATGGCGTCAACGAAGCGCATTTCTGAAAGAGCATCCTCAATATCACCACCGGCCTGGGCAGGGAGGTCCACAAACACGCTGTACTTATCTGCAGTCTTTTTTCCTTCGGCAAGCTTGTCGAGGATCTTATCGAATGCACCAGGGATATTAAGGTCAAGCTGATTGACTGGGAAAATATCCTTGTAGAAGCGATGCACCTGGCTGTTGCGGTGGTCGGCATCATAGACAACGGGAATACGGATACGGCGGTAGAGATAATCCAGCACGGCACGACTCAGCGTACTTTTACCAACGCCGCCTTTGTCACCGTGAACGAGGATGAGACGAGACATATGAACTCCTAAAGTGGGGGTGTAACGAAGAAACAATTCGTGATTAGCATTCTTCACTCAATATGGGAAGGCAGCGGATGATGCGAGGCAGTCTACACAACGTGCATCTTCTTTTTCATCTCATTAAGGAAGCGGGGTAGATCATCGTAGAGCTGGGCCATCAGGTCGTGGGCCTGTACCACAATCTCAAGATTATCACGGAAGATCCGACCAACGTTTTGGAAGGGAATCACGACAATTTGCAAGGCCTGTTGGGTTCGGGCGAATGATTCGGTGCAGCGGGTGATCTCCTGTTGTACCTGTTGGAGCACGCGCGAGATCTCCTCATTCGTCCCAGGGGTCTTTCCTGAGAGGAGGTATTGCAACTGTTGCAGGGCTATATTCTTCATCTTCTCGGCCTGACGTCCCTCCTCTTCCAGCATCTCGATCAACGGTTTCAGATAGATCATGAGACGGGGATCGATCCGTTTTTCCAGGGTACTAAGAATAGTACTCTGCTGTGACTCGATCCGGTCCACCTTGTCCATTATCGTGGCGTCTGGGACCTGGGTAATCGTTGATTTTTCGAGAAGCGCCTCAATGCGCTTAGGCATGTAAAGCAATTCTTGCTGGAATTCGTCTAGGCGGTTCTTGATATCAATGATGTCTTTGCGAGCGCCTGGAGAATCCGCAGCGGGAGCCTTTACTTTATCGATAAAACCGGCGAGTGTTGGCAGGATAGCTTCGATATTGTGCAGTTTTGTATCCAGTTCGTGCATCCGAGTAGTTGCCGAAACATTCGCCTCGACTACTTGACGCAAGAGATCTTCCATAATCATGATGCGCGCTTGCAGTTGTTCCTCCAAGGAATGGACGAGTTCGGCGGTCATATTTTTTCTTTAGATAGTTATTTGGGTTGTATGTAGACAAGGATGTCGTGACATTTGATACAGCGTCCCGAAACGGGATGGGGTCGAGTAGAGTTAGGGAGAATAGGCGGCCCCACTTTATGGAAGGCCGAGACCTGTTCCAAAACTTTTGCCACCGGTGTTGCGGGTTGGTTCCCCGGAAGGGCACCGCCCTGGATAAGGTGACACTTGACGCACGGCCCCCAGAAAGTATGCGGCATTTTCGCATCCGGGAGGATAGTTGGGATGCGTCTGATCAGCGTTTGTTGTAACGGGGTGGGGGTACTGACGATCTCCACCAGTGGTTGGGTGAACAATGGTTGGGTTGGCTTGGGCATGGTGCCCAATACTTCTCCCTGGATCTGGCGGGTTGGATTAACTTCCACCTGTTCCTGCCACAGCCCCCAGGTGATCAGGCCAATCACCGCAACGACCCCAACCACTTGCCCACCATTTCGCACCAGATCAGATCGGTTCATCAATCACCGCAATTTGTTTGACCACAAAGCAAAACCCTCATCGTTGCGCAATTGGCACGTCTTACCGTTAATCACGATCTTTTTTGCATAGATGAGGTCGTTGCCAATCCCGGTCGCAGTTCCGGCCACCGGTTGGAAGATGAAGCCAACCCCAGAAATGGTGATGTCGTGTAGTAGCTGGCAACCTAAATATTGTAGAAACCATCCCGGAGCCACCGAGACGCGCGTCTCTCCCCCAGCCGAATTGAGCCAGACATGCAATTGGCCATCGCTCTGTGGCTGTTCGGTAATTTGTTGAACGGTACCCTGGAATTTGACTTGGGGCGTCTCTCCTAATGGTTTGAGGCCTTTCCCGGCTACCCGTGGGGTGGGCTGTACAGTCGCAATAGGAATCATCCGTACCGGAGTAACTGGGGCGATCTGAGTGGTCATCTGTGTAGCGGGCATGGATTGATCCGTCGCCGGTACCAGGCTAAACCCATTGG comes from the Gammaproteobacteria bacterium genome and includes:
- a CDS encoding CobQ/CobB/MinD/ParA nucleotide binding domain-containing protein, whose product is MSRLILVHGDKGGVGKSTLSRAVLDYLYRRIRIPVVYDADHRNSQVHRFYKDIFPVNQLDLNIPGAFDKILDKLAEGKKTADKYSVFVDLPAQAGGDIEDALSEMRFVDAMDSINARATVLFVMGRSIDSVNALQIAINAFGTSADYVVVKNGFFGDADHYTIYDSSPLRQTLIKAGAKELVIPSLWGDSYDAVDRLNLPFFKVAESELPLSTKARVSSWLDKFDAQFEKIDSWL
- a CDS encoding putative Magnetosome protein MamS (Evidence 3 : Putative function from multiple computational evidences) produces the protein MTRKRLVVDGMSIVAGGMLLLMVVGLVALLFPNGFSLVPATDQSMPATQMTTQIAPVTPVRMIPIATVQPTPRVAGKGLKPLGETPQVKFQGTVQQITEQPQSDGQLHVWLNSAGGETRVSVAPGWFLQYLGCQLLHDITISGVGFIFQPVAGTATGIGNDLIYAKKIVINGKTCQLRNDEGFALWSNKLR
- a CDS encoding hypothetical protein (Evidence 5 : Unknown function): MTAELVHSLEEQLQARIMIMEDLLRQVVEANVSATTRMHELDTKLHNIEAILPTLAGFIDKVKAPAADSPGARKDIIDIKNRLDEFQQELLYMPKRIEALLEKSTITQVPDATIMDKVDRIESQQSTILSTLEKRIDPRLMIYLKPLIEMLEEEGRQAEKMKNIALQQLQYLLSGKTPGTNEEISRVLQQVQQEITRCTESFARTQQALQIVVIPFQNVGRIFRDNLEIVVQAHDLMAQLYDDLPRFLNEMKKKMHVV
- a CDS encoding hypothetical protein (Evidence 5 : Unknown function) → MLPLIVAAAVTGGLVGRKIYPLVYPILTKFEENQKSKSISSAPTLQLLREAITEEQPIILATEEVPLDNRFGNNVLVSEHEFVRTASISFSMARDHQSTSGITGGLWAVVEGLAQDEIKKTLNIELNSQVTRRVKVVFSTAPGHLVRYRVIWKQEARRGMFAVDVGGKVYSVPYLVVFGLSHAIESIAGESLMDKTGANI
- the mamT gene encoding Magnetosome protein MamT (Evidence 2a : Function from experimental evidences in other organisms) — protein: MNRSDLVRNGGQVVGVVAVIGLITWGLWQEQVEVNPTRQIQGEVLGTMPKPTQPLFTQPLVEIVSTPTPLQQTLIRRIPTILPDAKMPHTFWGPCVKCHLIQGGALPGNQPATPVAKVLEQVSAFHKVGPPILPNSTRPHPVSGRCIKCHDILVYIQPK